One part of the Acinetobacter sp. XS-4 genome encodes these proteins:
- a CDS encoding enoyl-CoA hydratase/isomerase family protein — MNTENHLMIEQQGKLGVITLDRVTHLNALSLDMIKSIGAQLELWRNDAAVQAILIKSNSPKAFCAGGDIRYLYDSYKNGSADYKGYFSAEYKMLNILREYAKPVIVVLDGYVLGGGFGLAQACHIVVSSEKSRFAMPETAIGFFPDVGATHFLSRLDDIGVYMAITGEQISSSDALYLDLIDYHVPSEQLQALQDALVEAPSLRKEGIEHIITRFITRPAESELKQLAEGIRKHFGFQHLDEIEQSLENEQDEGLKTWASKMLSILKQRSFIAKQTSLKLQYLGRGLSLPQCMQLERDLQDIWFEHGDFIEGVRALIVDKDKQPQWQERNSKFEPILEKLN; from the coding sequence ATGAATACAGAAAATCACTTAATGATTGAGCAACAAGGTAAGTTGGGCGTGATTACCTTAGACCGTGTGACTCATCTCAATGCATTGTCGCTAGATATGATTAAAAGTATTGGTGCCCAATTGGAACTGTGGCGAAATGATGCTGCTGTTCAGGCAATTTTAATCAAATCAAATAGTCCAAAAGCCTTCTGTGCTGGTGGCGATATCCGCTATCTCTACGACAGTTATAAAAATGGCTCGGCTGATTATAAAGGCTACTTTAGTGCCGAATATAAAATGCTAAATATACTGCGTGAATATGCAAAGCCAGTGATTGTTGTGCTTGATGGCTATGTTTTAGGTGGCGGTTTTGGTTTAGCTCAGGCTTGTCACATTGTTGTGAGCAGTGAAAAGTCCAGATTTGCTATGCCTGAAACAGCGATTGGCTTTTTCCCAGACGTTGGCGCAACACACTTCCTGTCTCGCCTTGATGATATTGGCGTTTATATGGCAATTACGGGTGAGCAGATTAGCAGTAGTGATGCGCTTTACCTCGATTTAATTGACTACCATGTGCCAAGTGAGCAGTTACAAGCTTTGCAGGATGCTCTCGTTGAAGCGCCAAGTTTACGCAAAGAGGGAATTGAACACATCATTACCCGATTTATTACTCGCCCTGCTGAAAGCGAACTCAAACAGTTGGCCGAAGGCATCCGTAAACACTTCGGCTTTCAGCATTTAGATGAAATCGAACAAAGTCTTGAAAATGAACAAGATGAAGGCTTAAAAACTTGGGCAAGTAAGATGCTTAGTATTTTGAAGCAGCGCTCATTTATTGCCAAACAAACCAGCTTAAAACTGCAATATTTAGGGCGGGGACTATCTTTACCGCAATGTATGCAGCTTGAGCGTGATTTACAGGACATCTGGTTTGAGCATGGTGACTTTATTGAAGGGGTTCGTGCCCTTATAGTCGATAAAGACAAACAACCACAGTGGCAAGAACGTAATTCGAAATTTGAGCCAATTTTAGAAAAATTGAACTAA
- a CDS encoding enoyl-CoA hydratase, protein MQWQSILLEKRNGVGLITLNRPQALNALNSELISEINQALDQLEKDREIGCMVLAGSEKAFAAGADIKEMADLAFPDIYFDDFFHLADCIAQRRKPLIAAVSGYALGGGCELALMCDFIYCADNAKFGLPEVTLGVIPGIGGTQRLTHAIGKAKAMEMCFTARQMGAVEAEQSGLVARVFSKEELLEQTLQAAEKIAARSLTANMMLKETINRAFEVNLTEGLRFERRMFHSIFATSDQKEGMQAFVEKRKPNFKNQ, encoded by the coding sequence ATGCAGTGGCAAAGTATTTTATTAGAAAAGCGTAATGGGGTTGGACTGATTACATTAAATCGCCCTCAAGCGCTCAATGCTTTAAACAGCGAATTAATTAGTGAAATTAATCAGGCATTAGATCAGCTCGAAAAAGACCGCGAAATTGGCTGCATGGTATTGGCAGGTTCTGAAAAAGCTTTTGCCGCAGGTGCAGACATTAAAGAAATGGCTGATTTAGCATTTCCTGATATTTATTTTGATGACTTTTTTCATCTTGCAGACTGTATTGCACAGCGCCGTAAACCTCTAATTGCAGCGGTGAGTGGCTATGCATTAGGTGGTGGCTGTGAACTAGCACTCATGTGTGACTTTATTTATTGTGCTGACAACGCTAAGTTTGGCTTACCTGAAGTCACCTTAGGGGTAATTCCGGGTATTGGTGGTACACAACGCTTAACCCATGCCATTGGTAAAGCCAAGGCAATGGAAATGTGTTTTACCGCTCGTCAAATGGGTGCTGTAGAAGCAGAGCAAAGTGGTTTAGTCGCACGAGTGTTTAGTAAAGAAGAATTACTTGAACAAACCTTGCAAGCCGCAGAAAAAATTGCGGCACGATCTTTAACTGCAAACATGATGCTCAAAGAAACTATTAACCGCGCTTTTGAAGTAAACCTTACCGAAGGCTTACGTTTTGAAAGACGTATGTTCCATTCAATTTTTGCAACATCTGACCAAAAAGAAGGAATGCAGGCTTTTGTTGAGAAACGAAAGCCAAATTTTAAAAATCAATAA
- a CDS encoding acyl-CoA dehydrogenase family protein, producing the protein MQFTEEQLLIRDMAKSFAQEQIKPNASDWDRDGTFPKDTLAQMGQLGFMGMLVSEQWGGSDTGNLAYVLALEEVAAADGATSTIMSVHNSVGCVPILKFGTDEQKERFLKPLAQGEMIGAFALTEPHTGSDAAALKTRAVKDGDDYILNGAKQFITSGDNAGVIIVFAVTDPSAGKKGISAFLVPRETPGYEVIRVEEKLGLHASDTCQIALTDVRIHKSLMLGKEGEGLKIALANLEGGRIGIAAQAVGLARAALEEATHYAKERITFGKPIFEHQAIAFRLASMATEIEAARQLVHYAARLKEAGQPCLNEASMAKLFASEMTERVCSSALQVFGGYGYLKDFPIERIYRDARICQIYEGTSDIQRLVIARSL; encoded by the coding sequence ATGCAATTTACCGAAGAACAATTACTCATTCGTGATATGGCGAAAAGTTTCGCCCAAGAACAAATTAAGCCTAATGCCAGCGATTGGGATCGAGACGGAACGTTCCCGAAAGACACCTTAGCCCAAATGGGACAACTCGGTTTTATGGGTATGCTTGTTTCAGAGCAATGGGGCGGTTCAGACACAGGTAACTTAGCCTATGTACTGGCCCTCGAAGAAGTGGCAGCAGCAGATGGCGCGACTTCGACCATCATGAGTGTACATAACTCGGTTGGTTGTGTGCCTATTTTAAAATTTGGTACAGACGAGCAAAAAGAGCGTTTTTTAAAACCTTTGGCACAAGGTGAAATGATCGGCGCTTTTGCCTTAACGGAACCACATACGGGATCAGATGCGGCAGCTCTTAAAACTCGAGCGGTGAAAGATGGCGATGATTACATTTTAAATGGTGCTAAGCAATTTATTACCTCTGGTGATAATGCAGGCGTCATTATTGTATTTGCAGTGACCGATCCAAGTGCAGGCAAAAAGGGCATTAGTGCATTTTTAGTCCCACGCGAGACACCGGGTTATGAAGTGATTCGTGTTGAAGAAAAACTAGGTTTGCATGCTTCAGATACCTGTCAGATTGCCCTCACAGATGTACGCATTCACAAAAGCTTAATGCTAGGCAAAGAAGGTGAGGGTTTAAAAATCGCCCTCGCCAATTTAGAGGGTGGTCGTATTGGTATTGCTGCACAGGCAGTCGGTTTAGCACGTGCGGCGCTCGAAGAAGCGACTCACTATGCAAAAGAGCGTATCACTTTTGGAAAGCCAATTTTTGAGCATCAAGCTATAGCGTTTCGCCTTGCCAGCATGGCAACTGAAATCGAAGCAGCGAGACAACTGGTTCACTACGCTGCGCGTTTAAAAGAAGCAGGTCAACCGTGTCTCAATGAAGCTTCAATGGCCAAACTATTTGCTTCAGAAATGACTGAACGTGTGTGTTCGAGTGCCTTACAGGTGTTTGGTGGTTATGGCTATCTTAAAGACTTCCCGATTGAGCGCATCTATCGTGATGCCCGTATTTGTCAAATTTACGAAGGCACAAGTGATATCCAACGTTTAGTGATTGCGCGTAGTCTATAA
- a CDS encoding AMP-binding protein encodes MMDYQNAAQAFDLESTAKQMLSGSLDALNACYECCDRHADGNKIALYWQGKDGRKEQYTFRELKEWSSQFANFLKSQGVKAGDRISGLLPRTPELIVTIFAAWRIGAVYQPLFTAFGPKAIEHRIQLAQSKLVVTDVGNRSKLDEIENCPAIVTVADTQGTPLKVGDFNFWNEVKQQSDQCDLVMRSIQDPFLLMFTSGTTGPAKPLEVPLKALIAFGRYMQDAIGLTEEDSFWNIADPGWAYGLYYAITGPLFLGHSTLFYEGGFSTDSLCQIVKDYKINNLAGAPTAYRMMMAADPAQMAPLKGLFRVVSSAGEPLNPEVIRWFKQVLDAPIYDHYGQTEVGMVVCNHHGLKHEIHAGSAGFPSPGYRVAIVNEQGEELPADTPGILAVDISQSPMMWFGGYKESRKSPFVGHYYLTGDTAELHADGSMSFVGRSDDVITTSGYRIGPFDVESALLEHDAVIEAAVIGVPDPDRTEVVKAFVILAADAQPSEALAEQLSQFVKRRLSAHAYPRLVEFVSELPKTPSGKIQRFLLRNQEIAKQQAKAG; translated from the coding sequence ATGATGGATTATCAAAATGCTGCACAGGCTTTCGATTTGGAAAGTACTGCAAAACAGATGTTATCAGGTTCACTTGATGCCTTAAATGCTTGTTATGAATGCTGTGATAGACATGCCGATGGCAACAAAATTGCGCTGTATTGGCAAGGAAAAGACGGACGAAAAGAGCAATATACCTTCCGTGAACTAAAAGAATGGTCGAGTCAGTTTGCCAACTTTTTAAAATCACAAGGTGTGAAAGCAGGCGACCGTATTTCAGGGCTATTACCGAGAACACCTGAACTGATTGTGACTATTTTTGCAGCTTGGCGCATAGGTGCAGTCTATCAACCCCTATTTACTGCATTTGGTCCAAAAGCGATTGAGCACCGTATTCAGCTTGCACAAAGTAAGCTAGTGGTAACCGATGTAGGTAATCGTAGCAAGCTTGATGAAATTGAGAATTGTCCTGCAATTGTGACGGTGGCCGACACACAAGGTACTCCGCTTAAAGTAGGTGATTTTAACTTTTGGAATGAAGTGAAGCAGCAGTCCGATCAATGCGATCTGGTTATGCGCAGCATTCAAGATCCTTTCTTGCTCATGTTTACTTCAGGCACTACCGGGCCAGCGAAACCATTGGAAGTGCCATTAAAAGCACTGATTGCCTTTGGTCGATATATGCAAGATGCCATTGGTTTAACTGAAGAAGACTCATTTTGGAATATTGCAGATCCGGGTTGGGCATATGGTCTGTACTATGCGATTACTGGGCCGTTATTCTTGGGCCACTCTACTTTGTTCTATGAAGGTGGTTTCAGCACAGATAGCCTATGCCAAATTGTGAAAGATTATAAAATTAACAACTTGGCAGGCGCACCAACTGCTTACCGCATGATGATGGCGGCTGATCCAGCACAAATGGCGCCGTTAAAAGGCCTATTCCGTGTCGTTAGCAGTGCAGGTGAACCGCTCAACCCAGAAGTGATTCGCTGGTTTAAACAAGTCTTAGACGCTCCGATTTATGACCACTATGGGCAAACTGAAGTGGGTATGGTGGTGTGTAATCACCATGGTTTAAAACATGAAATTCATGCTGGTTCAGCAGGTTTCCCAAGTCCGGGCTACCGTGTTGCGATTGTCAATGAACAAGGTGAAGAACTTCCGGCAGACACACCAGGAATTTTAGCGGTCGATATTAGCCAGTCTCCAATGATGTGGTTCGGCGGCTATAAAGAAAGCCGTAAATCGCCTTTCGTGGGTCATTACTATTTAACTGGCGACACTGCCGAGTTACATGCTGATGGCAGCATGAGCTTTGTGGGCCGCAGTGATGATGTAATCACCACATCAGGTTACCGCATTGGGCCTTTCGATGTAGAAAGTGCCTTACTCGAACATGACGCAGTGATTGAGGCGGCAGTGATTGGTGTGCCTGACCCAGACCGTACCGAAGTGGTTAAGGCATTTGTAATTTTGGCTGCGGACGCTCAACCTTCAGAGGCACTTGCTGAACAACTTAGCCAATTTGTTAAAAGACGACTTTCTGCACATGCGTACCCGCGTTTAGTTGAATTTGTGAGTGAATTGCCTAAAACTCCAAGTGGTAAAATCCAGCGCTTTTTATTGCGTAATCAAGAAATTGCTAAACAACAAGCTAAAGCAGGGTAA
- the mmsB gene encoding 3-hydroxyisobutyrate dehydrogenase: MNIAFIGLGNMGGRMAHNLLKAGLNVYGYDLSEVAIQHFAEAGGVVCDSPQAAAKQADVVISMLPAAKHVKEVYLGENGVLEVLKAGSLCIDSSTIDPQTIKDIAAVAQSKNIKICDAPVSGGTIGAQAGTLTFMVGADEHTFNEVKSVLSHMGKNIVHCGDVGAGQIAKICNNLILGISMAAVAEGMALGVKLGIDPQALAGVINTSSGRCWSSDVCNPWPHINENAPASRGYQDGFATQLMLKDLGLAVEAAGQVKQPVVLGGMVQQLYQQMCMRGNANLDFSSIIQQYLPQEA; the protein is encoded by the coding sequence ATGAATATCGCCTTTATCGGTCTAGGCAATATGGGCGGCAGAATGGCCCATAACCTCCTTAAAGCCGGACTCAATGTTTATGGATATGACCTCAGTGAAGTTGCTATTCAGCACTTTGCCGAGGCAGGTGGTGTGGTCTGCGACAGCCCACAGGCAGCAGCGAAACAAGCTGATGTGGTCATTAGCATGTTGCCTGCGGCCAAGCATGTTAAAGAAGTTTACTTGGGTGAAAATGGTGTTTTAGAAGTGCTAAAAGCAGGTAGCTTATGCATTGATAGCAGTACCATTGACCCACAAACCATTAAAGACATTGCCGCTGTTGCGCAAAGCAAAAATATTAAAATCTGTGATGCACCAGTCTCAGGTGGAACCATTGGTGCTCAAGCAGGAACTCTAACCTTCATGGTGGGTGCCGATGAGCACACCTTTAACGAAGTGAAATCTGTGCTCAGCCACATGGGCAAAAATATTGTTCATTGTGGCGATGTCGGTGCAGGTCAAATTGCCAAAATCTGCAACAACCTGATTTTAGGTATTTCAATGGCTGCTGTTGCCGAAGGTATGGCACTCGGTGTGAAGTTGGGCATCGACCCACAAGCATTGGCAGGTGTCATTAATACCTCAAGTGGCCGTTGCTGGAGTTCAGATGTGTGTAACCCATGGCCACATATTAATGAAAATGCGCCAGCATCTCGAGGCTACCAAGACGGTTTTGCGACTCAGTTAATGCTAAAAGATTTAGGACTTGCTGTAGAGGCCGCGGGCCAAGTCAAACAGCCAGTTGTATTAGGTGGCATGGTACAGCAGCTTTATCAGCAAATGTGCATGCGTGGTAATGCTAATCTCGATTTTTCAAGCATTATTCAGCAATATTTGCCACAAGAAGCATAA
- a CDS encoding CoA-acylating methylmalonate-semialdehyde dehydrogenase has product MNTIQKIELETAKLLINGNFIESETQEWQDIVNPATQEVIGRVPFATVKEVDAAIQAAQDAFASWRQTPIQARMRIMLKLQDLIRANMKEIAQVLTAEQGKTLADAEGDIQRGLEVVEHACSIGTLQMGEYVEGVARGVDTYTLQQPLGVCAGITPFNFPAMIPLWMFPMAIVCGNTFVLKPSEQDPLSTMMLVELAIQAGIPAGVLNVVHGGKEVVDRLCTHKDIKAISFVGSTTVGTHVYNLAGQHGKRVQSMMGAKNHVAVMPDANKEQTLNALVGAAFGAAGQRCMALSVAVMVGESKQWIQELVEKAKTLKVNAGHEPNTDIGPVISKRAKARVLDLINSGVEQGAELLLDGRDVQVQGYESGNFVGATIFSGVNTDMRIYKEEVFGPVLSIICVDTLEGAIALINANPFGNGVGLFTQSGAIARTFQNLIDVGQVGINIPIPVPVPFFSFTGSRGSKLGDLGPYGKQAVQFYTQTKTITSRWFEDSHEVGAVNTTISLR; this is encoded by the coding sequence ATGAACACAATCCAAAAAATCGAATTGGAAACCGCTAAATTACTTATTAACGGAAATTTTATCGAATCTGAAACACAGGAATGGCAAGACATTGTTAACCCTGCGACTCAGGAAGTGATTGGTCGTGTACCATTTGCAACGGTTAAAGAAGTTGACGCTGCCATTCAGGCTGCACAAGATGCGTTTGCTTCTTGGCGTCAAACTCCAATTCAGGCACGTATGCGCATCATGCTTAAGTTACAAGACTTAATCCGTGCCAACATGAAAGAAATTGCCCAAGTACTAACGGCGGAACAGGGCAAAACCTTGGCAGATGCAGAAGGCGATATTCAGCGTGGTCTAGAAGTAGTTGAACATGCATGTTCGATCGGTACTCTACAGATGGGTGAATATGTTGAAGGTGTCGCACGAGGTGTAGATACTTATACCTTGCAACAACCTTTGGGTGTCTGTGCGGGTATTACGCCGTTTAATTTCCCTGCCATGATTCCGCTTTGGATGTTCCCAATGGCAATTGTGTGCGGCAATACTTTTGTTTTAAAACCATCAGAACAAGATCCGTTATCAACTATGATGCTGGTTGAGCTTGCGATTCAAGCAGGCATTCCAGCAGGTGTGCTCAACGTTGTGCATGGCGGTAAAGAAGTAGTTGACCGTCTGTGTACACATAAAGACATTAAAGCGATTTCATTTGTGGGTTCAACTACGGTTGGAACACATGTTTATAACCTTGCAGGGCAACATGGCAAACGTGTGCAGTCGATGATGGGTGCAAAAAACCATGTGGCTGTCATGCCAGATGCCAATAAAGAGCAAACCTTAAATGCCTTGGTCGGTGCAGCATTTGGTGCAGCGGGGCAACGCTGTATGGCATTGTCAGTTGCGGTAATGGTGGGTGAAAGTAAACAGTGGATTCAAGAATTAGTTGAAAAAGCGAAAACCTTAAAAGTAAACGCAGGCCATGAGCCAAATACTGACATTGGCCCAGTCATTTCAAAACGTGCTAAAGCGCGTGTGCTTGATTTAATTAATAGCGGTGTTGAGCAAGGTGCAGAGTTGCTACTCGATGGTCGTGATGTTCAAGTTCAAGGCTATGAATCGGGCAACTTTGTAGGCGCGACGATTTTTAGTGGCGTAAATACCGACATGCGTATTTATAAAGAAGAAGTCTTCGGTCCTGTACTTTCCATTATTTGTGTAGACACCCTTGAGGGAGCGATTGCTCTAATCAATGCCAACCCATTTGGTAACGGTGTAGGTCTATTCACACAAAGTGGTGCGATTGCACGTACTTTCCAAAACTTAATTGATGTTGGTCAAGTTGGTATCAATATTCCAATTCCTGTGCCAGTGCCTTTCTTTAGTTTTACTGGTTCAAGAGGTTCAAAACTTGGTGATTTGGGACCATACGGCAAACAGGCTGTGCAGTTCTATACACAAACCAAAACTATTACCAGTCGCTGGTTTGAAGATAGCCATGAAGTTGGTGCAGTAAATACAACTATTAGTTTACGTTAA
- a CDS encoding LysR family transcriptional regulator — MKVDWDHLHFFLVLARTKTLTNAARIIGVEHSTVARRIQALELALGTTLFKREATGYELTLEGMALVPRVEQMEQAFLQIEKPHQPLQGRVRIGTPEGFGTAFLARLLAEFSIQYPLLTIDLIPVPKMIKLSHREADIVVSIDRPTSGPYIITRLSDYCLKIYGSQNYLAQNPPIRGLEDLTQHRFVNYIDDLVYSPELYCLERLPLKLNANFRSSSILAQQIAVSAGAGLAILPKFLADDKPELDVVLEQQVRFTHTFWMLTFVDLQHEPRIKLVWDYLRKQADKYQHLLVD; from the coding sequence ATGAAAGTAGATTGGGATCATCTACATTTTTTTCTGGTTTTAGCGCGGACTAAAACCTTGACCAACGCTGCGCGGATTATTGGTGTCGAACACAGTACAGTGGCTAGACGGATTCAGGCCCTAGAACTTGCTTTGGGTACAACGCTGTTTAAGCGTGAAGCGACTGGTTATGAGTTGACACTTGAAGGGATGGCACTTGTTCCTCGAGTTGAGCAAATGGAGCAAGCTTTCTTACAAATTGAAAAACCACATCAACCTTTGCAAGGTCGTGTGCGAATTGGCACACCTGAAGGTTTTGGCACTGCATTTTTGGCCCGTTTACTGGCTGAGTTCTCTATTCAATATCCACTGCTCACCATCGACCTGATTCCAGTACCCAAAATGATTAAGCTCTCCCACCGTGAGGCAGACATTGTGGTATCCATTGACCGTCCAACATCCGGACCCTACATTATTACGCGGTTATCAGACTATTGCTTGAAAATTTATGGCAGCCAAAACTATCTGGCACAAAACCCACCCATTCGTGGTTTAGAAGATTTAACCCAACACCGCTTTGTGAACTATATTGATGATCTGGTGTATAGCCCTGAGTTGTACTGTTTAGAACGTTTACCCTTAAAGCTTAATGCGAACTTCCGTAGCAGCAGTATTTTGGCTCAACAAATTGCGGTGAGTGCTGGTGCAGGACTTGCGATTTTACCCAAGTTTCTAGCAGATGATAAACCAGAACTAGACGTGGTTTTAGAGCAGCAAGTTCGCTTTACTCATACCTTTTGGATGCTGACTTTTGTTGATTTACAGCATGAACCGCGCATTAAACTTGTCTGGGATTATTTGCGTAAACAAGCCGATAAATATCAGCATTTATTGGTGGATTAG
- a CDS encoding amino acid permease, with the protein MVHHPDEAGSPDHLQRKLNNRHLQMIAIGGAIGTGLFMGSGKTISLAGPSILVIYMLIGGMFFFLMRALGELLLANLHYKSFVDMAYDLIGPWAGYYIGWTYWLGWVLVGIADLSAVINYLSFWLPEGASFSPMQQAMISAGCVLFILGLNLLTVKLFGEVEFWFALIKILAIIGLIGVGGYMIFTHFQAPHGEVVSVSNVWSHGGIFPKGVSGFLAGFQIAVFAFIGVELIGTTAAETKDPEKNLPKAINAIPVRIILFYVLALFVVMSVTPWDHIRADKSPFVELFLNAGIPVSAIIMNLVVLSSVMSSMNSGVFSTSRMLFGLSKDGQAPSALGRLSKRAVPSNGLIFSCIFIMGGAVLQYFVPNTMEAFTLASSLCVILFISVWLLIMACYLRYRKLSPELHAKSTFKMPGGVLMAYVVVAFFLFTLVILALEPDTLKALYVSPLWLVVLGVSYHVFYKPRMKKLGQESFD; encoded by the coding sequence ATGGTTCATCATCCAGATGAGGCAGGCTCCCCTGATCATTTACAACGGAAATTAAATAATCGCCATCTACAAATGATTGCAATTGGCGGTGCAATTGGAACCGGTCTATTTATGGGCTCGGGCAAAACCATCTCCCTCGCAGGTCCTTCAATTCTCGTTATCTACATGTTAATTGGTGGCATGTTCTTTTTCTTAATGCGTGCATTAGGTGAACTACTGCTTGCTAACTTACATTACAAGTCATTTGTCGATATGGCATATGATTTGATTGGACCATGGGCTGGTTATTATATAGGTTGGACCTATTGGTTAGGCTGGGTACTGGTTGGTATTGCGGATTTATCTGCGGTCATTAATTATTTAAGTTTTTGGCTGCCCGAAGGCGCCAGTTTCTCACCAATGCAACAGGCCATGATTAGTGCAGGCTGTGTACTATTCATTTTAGGGCTTAACCTTCTTACGGTGAAGTTGTTTGGTGAGGTTGAATTCTGGTTCGCACTCATTAAGATCTTGGCAATTATTGGCCTGATTGGTGTGGGTGGCTACATGATCTTTACTCATTTTCAAGCTCCACATGGTGAAGTTGTGAGTGTAAGTAACGTGTGGTCGCATGGTGGAATATTTCCAAAAGGCGTAAGCGGATTTTTGGCAGGTTTCCAGATTGCCGTGTTTGCTTTTATTGGTGTTGAACTGATTGGTACAACAGCAGCTGAAACGAAAGATCCAGAAAAGAACCTACCGAAAGCAATTAACGCGATTCCAGTACGTATCATCCTATTTTATGTGTTAGCACTTTTTGTGGTGATGTCAGTGACTCCTTGGGATCACATTCGTGCAGACAAAAGTCCGTTTGTTGAGTTGTTCTTAAATGCGGGTATTCCGGTTTCTGCCATCATCATGAACTTGGTGGTGCTGTCTTCAGTCATGTCATCTATGAACAGCGGTGTGTTTTCAACCAGCCGTATGCTGTTTGGTTTATCAAAAGATGGTCAAGCGCCAAGTGCATTGGGGCGTTTATCAAAACGTGCCGTACCTTCAAATGGTTTGATTTTCTCATGTATCTTTATTATGGGTGGTGCAGTACTTCAGTACTTTGTTCCAAACACGATGGAAGCATTTACTCTGGCAAGTTCACTCTGTGTGATTCTCTTTATTAGTGTATGGCTTCTGATCATGGCGTGCTATTTACGTTACCGTAAGTTGAGTCCAGAGTTACATGCTAAATCGACCTTTAAAATGCCGGGTGGAGTGTTGATGGCGTATGTTGTCGTTGCATTTTTCTTGTTCACTTTAGTGATTTTGGCACTAGAGCCAGATACCTTAAAAGCATTATATGTCAGTCCATTATGGCTGGTTGTTTTAGGCGTTAGCTATCATGTGTTTTATAAACCGCGCATGAAAAAACTAGGCCAAGAAAGTTTTGATTAA
- a CDS encoding amino acid permease, whose product MTTARHSDTENSPDHLQRKLSNRHLQLIAIGGAIGTGLFMGSGKTISLAGPSILLIYMIIGGMFFFMMRAMGELLLANLHYKSFVDMAHDLIGPWAGYYLGWTYWLGWVLVGIADLSAVINYLGFWLPDGTSFSPTQQAMISAGCVLFVMGLNLLTVRLFGEIEFWFALIKILAIIGLIGVGGYMIFSHFQAPQGAVASVSNVWSHGGLFPKGTEGFLAGFQIAVFAFVGVELIGTTAAETKDPEKNLPKAINAIPVRIILFYVLALFIVMSVTPWDHIRADKSPFVELFLNAGIPVSAIIMNLVVLSSVMSSMNSGVFSTSRMLFGLSKDGQAPGAFGRLSKRAVPSNGLIFSCIFIMGGAVLQYFVPNTMEAFTLASSLCVILFISVWSLIMVCYLRYRKLRPELHEKSTFKMPGGVWMSYIVLAFMLFTLVILALEPDTLKALYVSPVWLVILGVTYHVLYKPRMKKLGRELVNDH is encoded by the coding sequence ATGACAACGGCTCGTCATTCAGATACAGAAAATTCTCCTGATCATCTGCAACGAAAACTGTCTAACCGTCATTTACAACTGATTGCAATTGGCGGTGCAATTGGAACCGGCCTATTTATGGGTTCGGGCAAAACCATCTCCCTCGCAGGTCCTTCAATCCTTTTGATCTATATGATTATTGGAGGCATGTTCTTTTTCATGATGCGTGCAATGGGCGAGTTGCTCCTTGCAAATCTGCATTACAAATCTTTTGTTGATATGGCTCATGACTTGATTGGTCCTTGGGCCGGTTACTATTTGGGCTGGACCTATTGGTTAGGTTGGGTGCTGGTTGGTATTGCGGACCTTTCAGCGGTCATTAACTATTTAGGTTTTTGGCTGCCCGATGGCACAAGCTTTTCTCCTACTCAGCAGGCTATGATTAGCGCAGGCTGTGTATTGTTTGTGATGGGTCTTAACCTACTGACAGTCCGCCTATTTGGTGAAATTGAATTTTGGTTCGCACTCATTAAAATCTTGGCGATTATTGGCCTGATTGGTGTGGGTGGCTATATGATTTTTAGCCATTTCCAAGCTCCTCAAGGCGCTGTGGCAAGCGTGAGTAATGTGTGGTCACATGGCGGTTTATTCCCGAAAGGCACCGAAGGCTTCTTGGCAGGATTCCAGATTGCTGTATTTGCTTTTGTCGGGGTTGAACTGATTGGTACAACGGCTGCTGAAACGAAAGATCCAGAGAAGAATTTACCTAAGGCAATTAACGCAATTCCAGTACGTATTATTTTATTCTATGTGTTAGCACTCTTTATTGTGATGTCAGTGACACCTTGGGATCATATTCGTGCAGACAAAAGTCCGTTTGTTGAGTTGTTCTTAAATGCGGGTATTCCGGTTTCTGCCATCATTATGAACTTAGTGGTGCTATCTTCGGTGATGTCTTCAATGAACAGCGGCGTGTTTTCAACCAGCCGTATGTTGTTTGGTTTATCAAAAGATGGTCAGGCACCAGGTGCATTTGGTCGTTTATCAAAACGTGCAGTACCTTCAAATGGTTTGATTTTCTCATGTATCTTTATTATGGGTGGTGCAGTACTTCAGTACTTTGTTCCAAACACGATGGAAGCATTTACTCTGGCAAGTTCACTCTGTGTGATTCTATTCATTAGTGTCTGGAGTCTCATCATGGTGTGCTATTTGCGCTATCGTAAATTACGCCCTGAATTACATGAAAAATCAACTTTTAAAATGCCAGGTGGCGTTTGGATGAGTTATATCGTTCTGGCATTTATGCTTTTCACTTTAGTCATCTTGGCACTTGAGCCAGATACGTTGAAAGCACTCTATGTCAGTCCAGTATGGTTAGTCATCTTAGGTGTCACCTATCATGTGCTATATAAACCCCGCATGAAAAAACTAGGGCGTGAACTCGTCAACGATCATTAA